The following coding sequences are from one Lolium rigidum isolate FL_2022 chromosome 6, APGP_CSIRO_Lrig_0.1, whole genome shotgun sequence window:
- the LOC124659703 gene encoding uncharacterized protein LOC124659703 codes for MDVHSAPVVGKRMWSYLRAVFFMMRKSKRKLLLGMHLLMKRRNKAVARTVANLLSHHHGHHGHALRRRREYEFSCSDSPDAGSFSMRRPLAYFPCLGAEAHLEEPLHAEPAAAPLHRIEYYAAASPAPSSPGALMMHEELAPGEDMECTPGRMSPLVPSAADGGGFSVRVSDFSAEEVDGDQLGGEAVDDEAEEFIARFYDQLRRQNMVGLLPYHVQEQESAA; via the coding sequence ATGGACGTACACTCGGCGCCGGTGGTGGGGAAGAGGATGTGGAGCTACCTGCGCGCCGTCTTCTTCATGATGCGGAAGAGCAAGCGCAAGCTGctcctcggcatgcacctcctcaTGAAGCGCCGCAACAAGGCCGTCGCCCGCACCGTCGCCAACCTCCTCTCccaccaccacggccaccacggccacgcgctccgccgccgccgcgagtacGAGTTCTCCTGCAGCGACAGCCCCGACGCGGGCTCCTTCTCCATGCGCCGCCCGCTCGCCTACTTCCCCTGCCTCGGCGCAGAGGCCCACCTGGAAGAACCCCTGCACGCCGAGCCCGCGGCCGCACCGTTGCACCGGATCGAGTACTACGCCGCCGCGTCCCCGGCGCCGTCGTCTCCGGGGGCTCTGATGATGCACGAGGAGCTCGCGCCCGGGGAGGACATGGAATGCACGCCGGGCCGGATGTCGCCGCTGGTGCCGAGCGCGGCCGACGGCGGCGGGTTCTCCGTGCGAGTGTCCGACTTCTCGGCGGAGGAGGTGGACGGGGACCAGCTGGGCGGCGAGGCCGTggacgacgaggcggaggagttcATCGCCCGCTTCTACGACCAGCTGCGCCGGCAGAACATGGTCGGACTGCTCCCCTACCACGTGCAGGAGCAGGAATCCGCCGCATGA
- the LOC124662462 gene encoding DNA (cytosine-5)-methyltransferase CMT1-like, with protein sequence MSPVTPSPATEPRRSVRLRSTPADANADPDADAEPGTRGVALARQPERGASRSRGKRQRKAEGEAAAATRGSAVKDADQPVGAGVAPAAGMMEVDDAGTAINDDICAEEPDAEDLQMGEEEEEEDAAVQAGGEGSAETRGARKKRVARPSTKRKAIQDHFVGEPIPDGEARQRWPERYAAKGSDSQANRSDAEEEIGALRHYTTVCVDEANFHLEDDVYVKAAPGEDNYIGRITELFEGIDHGSHFTCRWFFRVEDTVISPKLLEVNDHKHDRKRVFLSEEKNDNMIESIISKVNIIYVSPNMTPEAKAQLISKCDLYYDMSYSVAYSTFANMPPENGGAMGSEAASDLCCDDVDYSKKKPIADIAAPHDEQMETATLLDLYSGCGAMSTGLCLGAAWSGLKLNTKWAVDMNTNACNSLKQNHTFTQVRNEKAEDFLSLLRHWDALCKKYDVHNRNSLPRTSNNDEDDENENLPEGTFEVEKLVDICYGDPNSTGKAGLWFKVRWKTYDPSYDTWEPSDGLSDSPERIKEFVESGYRESILPLPGCVDVICGGPPCQGISGLNRFRNYEDPLMDERNKQLIVFMDIVNYLRPKYVLMENVVDILKFADGFLGRYALSRLVAMSYQARLGMMVAGCYGLPQFRMRVFLWGALPSVVLPKFPLPTHDVINRGVVPNAFSQCLVAYNETEDKHLKEALVIRDAISDLPKVGNHQPNDVMDHRIRPKTEFQHYIRLNRKDMKDYSLGDATHKEGLLFDHQPLQLNNDDYERVQQIPVKKGANFRDLKGVRVGENNTVEFDPDIPRVLLSSGKPLVPSYAMTFIKGKSVKPFGRLWWDETVATVVTRAEPHNQIVLHPSQHRVLTIRENARLQGFPDYYRLSGPIKQKYIQVGNAVAVPVARALGYSLGQAYQGEFDGDYPLFKLPGNFIPMDQATLARLSEGTSGGKVVEAE encoded by the exons ATGTCGCCGGTGACGCCCTCCCCGGCGACCGAGCCGAGGCGCTCGGTGCGGCTGCGGTCCACACCGGCCGACGCCAACGCGGaccccgacgccgacgccgagccCGGAACGCGGGGCGTCGCGCTCGCGCGGCAA CCCGAACGCGGGGCGTCGCGCTCGCGCGGCAAGCGCCAGCGCAAAGCGGAGGGTGAGGCGGCAGCTGCTACCCGTGGGAGCGCGGTCAAGGACGCGGATCAGCCTGTGGGGGCGggggtggcgccggcggcggggatGATGGAGGTGGACGACGCGGGCACCGCCATCAACGACGACATCTGCGCCGAGGAGCCGGACGCGGAGGATCTACAGAtgggcgaagaggaggaggaggaggacgccgcggtcCAGGCGGGAGGAGAAGGGTCCGCGGAGACGCGTGGCGCCAGGAAGAAGAGGGTGGCGAGGCCGAGCACCAAGAGGAAGGCCATCCAGGACCACTTCGTCGGCGAGCCCATACCAGATGGCGAGGCACGGCAACGGTGGCCGGAGAGGTACGCCGCCAAG GGCTCCGATTCACAAGCTAACAG GTCTGATGCCGAGGAGGAAATTGGGGCCCTGCGACACTACACAACAGTTTGTGTGGACGAGGCGAATTTCCACCTTGAGGATGACGTCTATGTCAAG GCTGCTCCTGGTGAGGACAATTACATTGGCCGGATCACAGAGTTGTTTGAAGGAATCGATCATGGATCACACTTCACTTGTCGCTGGTTCTTCCGTGTGGAAGATACG GTCATCTCACCCAAATTGCTGGAGGTTAATGATCATAAGCATGATCGTAAGCGCGTTTTCCTTTCAGAGGAAAAGAATGATAACATGATTGAGTCAATTATCTCTAAAGTAAATATCATTTATGTGAGCCCAAAT ATGACACCCGAAGCTAAAGCTCAGCTAATCTCAAAGTGTGATTTGTATTATGACATGTCTTATTCGGTAGCATATTCCACGTTTGCGAACATGCCACCAG AAAATGGTGGTGCAATGGGCAGTGAAGCAGCATCAGATCTTTGTTGTGACGATGTTGACTATTCTAAGAAAAAACCAATTGCTGACATTGCGGCACCACATGATGAACAAATGGAAACAGCAACACTGCTGGATCTTTACTCTGGGTGTGGTGCCATGTCAACTGGGCTATGCCTGGGTGCTGCATGGTCGGGCTTAAAACTGAATACA AAATGGGCTGTAGACATGAACACAAATGCTTGCAACAGTCTAAAGCAAAACCACACATTCACACAG GTACGGAATGAGAAGGCTGAGGATTTCCTTTCCCTCCTTCGGCACTGGGATGCCCTCTGTAAGAAATATGACGTCCACAATAGAAATTCTCTACCACGGACTTCGaacaatgatgaagatgatgaaaatgaaaatctcCCGGAGGGTACATTTGAAGTAGAGAAACTGGTTGATATTTGCTACGGTGATCCAAATAGCACTGGAAAGGCTGGCTTGTGGTTCAAG GTACGGTGGAAAACATATGATCCTAGTTATGATACTTGGGAGCCAAGTGATGGCCTTAG TGATTCCCCTGAACGTATTAAAGAATTTGTTGAGAGTGGATACAGGGAATCCATTTTACCCTTGCCT GGCTGTGTGGATGTCATCTGTGGGGGTCCTCCTTGCCAAGGCATCAGTGGATTGAACAGATTCAGAAATTATGAAGATCCGCTGATGGATGAAAGAAACAAACAACTGATTGTGTTTATGGATATTGTGAACTACCTGAGGCCCAAATATGTTCTTATGGAGAACGTTGTAGATATTCTGAAATTTGCAGATGGGTTTCTCGGGCGTTATGCATTGAGTCGCCTTGTTGCCATGAGTTACCAAGCTAGGCTTGGTATGATGGTTGCAGGATGTTATGGGCTACCACAGTTCAGGATGCGAGTGTTTCTCTGGGGAGCGCTTCCTTCAGTG GTACTTCCAAAGTTTCCGCTTCCCACCCATGATGTTATTAATCGAGGAGTAGTGCCAAATGCATTCTCG CAATGTCTAGTTGCCTATAATGAAACCGAAGATAAACACTTGAAGGAAGCTCTCGTCATTAGAGATGCTATATCCGATTTACCGAAG GTTGGAAACCATCAACCTAATGATGTGATGGACCATCGTATTAGACCCAAAACAGAATTCCAACATTATATCCGGCTCAACCGTAAAG ACATGAAAGATTACTCACTTGGAGATGCTACTCACAAGGAAGGTCTGCTATTTGATCATCAGCCCCTACAATTAAACAATGACGATTATGAAAGAGTGCAGCAGATTCCTGTAAAAAAG GGGGCCAACTTCCGTGATTTGAAAGGCGTCCGGGTTGGGGAAAACAATACCGTTGAGTTCGATCCGGATATTCCTCGCGTACTTCTGTCTTCTGGGAAGCCTTTG GTGCCTAGCTATGCCATGACCTTTATCAAGGGCAAGTCAGTGAA ACCATTTGGACGCCTGTGGTGGGATGAAACTGTTGCAACTGTTGTCACCAGAGCTGAGCCTCATAACCAA ATTGTTTTGCATCCCAGCCAGCACCGAGTTCTGACCATCCGTGAAAACGCGAGGCTACAAGGCTTCCCAGACTATTACAGGTTGTCTGGCCCTATAAAACAGAA ATATATCCAAGTTGGCAATGCGGTAGCCGTCCCTGTTGCTCGAGCTCTGGGGTATTCCCTTGGACAGGCGTACCAGGGCGAATTTGATGGCGACTATCCCCTGTTCAAATTGCCAGGGAATTTTATTCCTATGGATCAAGCAACACTCGCAAGATTGTCTGAAGGAACTTCTGGAGGCAAAGTAGTGGAGGCAGAATAA